The Streptomyces sp. NL15-2K genome contains a region encoding:
- a CDS encoding sulfotransferase domain-containing protein, translating to MAPTFVMSTGRCGSTLVSRMLRLHPDVLSLSELLTTVRDRLQFHDAPDGEQFWRILCDPDPILDVMVAEGLQVSEMIYPYGTGQFDPAEGIPAICHMTLPMLTDDPDALHDELAAEVSTWPARPLADQIRALFAYLAERLHRPVVVERSGASLRNLPQLREQFAEARFVYLTRDGADTALSMSRHAGFGMKLLADEAARIAGLASSQQLRADHSQLLPAELGRLLSNPSELPALMRRDIPVTAFGALWSTMTCEGADALLQLPAGRWMMTSYEALVADAPAELTRLAGFLGTPAPAAWLTEAARLVDPGRRAASTRLDPRLLAALRRSCAPGTALDTTLAEAAGIDLVPAAR from the coding sequence ATGGCTCCGACGTTCGTGATGAGCACCGGCCGATGCGGTTCCACCCTCGTCTCCCGGATGCTGCGCCTCCACCCCGACGTCCTCAGCCTCAGCGAGCTGTTGACCACCGTGCGCGACCGCTTGCAATTCCACGACGCCCCGGACGGTGAGCAGTTCTGGCGGATCCTCTGCGATCCCGACCCGATCTTGGACGTCATGGTCGCCGAGGGCCTGCAGGTCTCCGAGATGATCTACCCGTACGGGACCGGACAGTTCGACCCCGCCGAGGGCATCCCGGCGATCTGCCACATGACGCTGCCGATGCTCACCGACGACCCCGACGCACTCCACGACGAGCTGGCCGCGGAGGTGTCCACCTGGCCGGCGCGCCCCCTCGCCGACCAGATCCGCGCGCTCTTCGCGTACCTGGCCGAACGGCTCCACCGGCCGGTGGTCGTGGAACGTTCCGGCGCGTCGTTACGGAACCTCCCGCAGCTGCGGGAGCAGTTTGCCGAAGCCCGGTTCGTCTACCTCACCCGGGACGGCGCCGACACGGCGCTGTCGATGAGCCGGCACGCCGGGTTCGGGATGAAGCTGCTGGCCGATGAGGCCGCACGCATCGCCGGGCTCGCCTCCTCGCAGCAACTGCGGGCCGACCATTCCCAGCTGCTCCCGGCGGAGCTGGGCCGACTGCTGTCGAACCCGTCCGAACTGCCCGCCCTGATGCGGCGGGACATCCCGGTGACCGCGTTCGGCGCGCTGTGGTCGACGATGACCTGCGAGGGCGCCGACGCACTGCTCCAACTGCCCGCCGGGAGATGGATGATGACCTCCTACGAGGCCCTCGTCGCCGATGCCCCCGCGGAGCTGACCCGGCTGGCCGGCTTCCTCGGCACCCCGGCGCCCGCCGCGTGGCTGACCGAGGCCGCCCGCCTGGTCGACCCTGGTCGGCGGGCCGCCTCGACCCGCCTGGACCCCCGGCTGCTCGCCGCCCTGCGCCGCTCCTGCGCCCCCGGCACCGCCCTCGACACCACGCTCGCGGAGGCCGCCGGCATCGACCTCGTGCCCGCCGCCCGGTGA
- the ccrA gene encoding crotonyl-CoA carboxylase/reductase, translated as MHHIIDAVTSGDATPEDLAALRIPESYRGIVLRKDETDMFEGVDSRDKDPRKSLHHEEVPTPQLGPGEALVAVMASSVNYNTVWSSVFEPIPTFGFLERYGRLSPLTKRHDLPRHVIGSDLAGVVLRTGPGVNAWKPGDEVVAHCLSVELESPDGHDDTMMDPEQRIWGFETNFGGLAEIALVKSNQLMPKPDHLSWEEAASPGLVNSTAYRQLVSRNGAQMKQGDNVLIWGASGGLGSYATQLALAGGATPICVVSSPQKADICRAMGAEAVIDRNAEDYRFWKDEHNQDPKEWKRFGKRIRELTGGEDVDIVFEHPGRETFGASVYVTRKGGTIVTCASTSGYNHEYDNRYLWMSLKRIIGSHFANYREAWEANRLIAKGKIHPTLSKVYPLTETGQAAYDVHANLHQGKVGVLCLAPRGGMGVRDEETRARHIDAINRFRTAGG; from the coding sequence ATGCACCACATCATCGACGCCGTCACCTCCGGCGACGCGACGCCCGAGGACCTGGCCGCCCTGCGGATCCCGGAGAGCTACCGCGGCATCGTCCTGCGCAAGGACGAGACCGACATGTTCGAGGGCGTGGACTCCCGGGACAAGGACCCCCGCAAGTCCTTGCACCACGAGGAGGTGCCGACCCCGCAACTCGGCCCGGGCGAAGCCCTGGTGGCGGTCATGGCCTCGTCGGTCAACTACAACACCGTCTGGTCGTCCGTCTTCGAGCCGATACCGACCTTCGGCTTCCTGGAGCGCTACGGCAGGCTGTCGCCCCTGACCAAGCGGCACGACCTGCCGCGTCACGTCATCGGGTCCGACCTCGCGGGCGTGGTGCTGCGCACCGGACCGGGCGTCAACGCCTGGAAGCCCGGTGACGAGGTCGTCGCGCACTGCCTGTCCGTCGAGTTGGAGAGCCCCGACGGCCACGACGACACCATGATGGACCCGGAGCAGCGCATCTGGGGTTTCGAGACGAACTTCGGCGGCCTCGCGGAGATCGCCCTGGTCAAGTCCAACCAGCTGATGCCCAAGCCGGATCATCTCTCGTGGGAGGAGGCCGCCTCCCCGGGCCTCGTCAACTCCACCGCCTACCGGCAGCTGGTCTCCCGCAACGGCGCGCAGATGAAGCAGGGCGACAACGTGCTCATCTGGGGCGCCAGCGGTGGACTCGGCTCGTACGCCACCCAACTGGCCCTGGCTGGCGGCGCCACCCCGATCTGCGTGGTCTCCAGCCCGCAGAAGGCCGACATCTGCCGCGCGATGGGCGCCGAGGCGGTCATCGACCGCAATGCCGAGGACTACCGCTTCTGGAAGGACGAGCACAACCAGGACCCCAAGGAGTGGAAGCGGTTCGGCAAGCGCATCCGCGAACTCACCGGCGGCGAGGACGTCGACATCGTCTTCGAGCACCCCGGCCGCGAGACCTTCGGCGCCTCCGTCTACGTCACGCGCAAGGGCGGCACGATCGTCACCTGCGCCTCGACCTCCGGCTACAACCACGAGTACGACAACCGGTACCTGTGGATGTCCCTGAAGCGGATCATCGGCTCCCACTTCGCCAACTACCGCGAGGCCTGGGAGGCCAACCGCCTCATCGCCAAGGGCAAGATCCACCCCACGCTCTCCAAGGTGTACCCCCTGACGGAAACCGGCCAGGCCGCCTACGACGTGCACGCCAACCTGCACCAGGGCAAGGTCGGGGTCCTCTGCCTGGCCCCGCGCGGGGGCATGGGCGTCCGCGACGAGGAGACGCGGGCCCGGCACATCGACGCGATCAACCGCTTCAGGACGGCCGGCGGTTGA